The window ATATATACTTTTAGACAAATTTTCAAATATACTAGTAGATAGTTTTAAGGGTGAAAGTGAATTAATTAAAGCATTAAATAAAACTAGTGTAATATTTAAACAAAGTATAAATAGCTGGGAAGAAGCTATAGACATACTTGGAAATAATTTAGTTGCAAAAGGATCTGTTAGTTCTGAATATACTGAAGAAATGAAAAGAATGGTAAATAAACTTGGACCATATATAGTTATAGATGATGGTATAGCAATACCACATGCAAAACTAGAAAATTCAGTTTATGAAACAGACGCAAGCTTATTAATTTTAAAAGAACCTGTAGATTTTGGTAAGGGTAGAAAAGCTAAAGTATTACTTTGTTTTTCAAGTAAAGATAATAATTCTCATTTAGAATTATTAGGAGATTTCTATAAACTAATATTAAATGAAGGTTTCTTAGAAGAAATTGATAAGTTAAATACTTATGAAAAATTAATTGGTTATTTTAGTAGAAAAATATAGGAGAGGTAATAATGTTATTTAATAAGAGTAATGTAGTGATAAGAGATAGAGTAGAAAATTGGGAAGAAGCTATAAGGGTTGCAGCAGAGTCTTTAGTAGAAAGTAATAATATTAAAAGTGAATATATTGATAAAATGATAGAATCTGTTAATAAGTTAGGATTCTATATAGTACTTACTGATGATATTGCTATGCCACATGCAAGACCTGAAGATGGAGTAATAGAAACAGGAGTCTCATTCTTAAAGGTTAATGAAGCAGTAGAATTTGGAGATACTAAATTACATTTAATATTTGTATTAGCAGCTAAAGATAAAGATTCTCATATAGATACTATAGGTGATTTACTTGAAATTTTCAAAGATGATGATAAAATTGAAAATCTAAAAAAAGCTAATAAATTAGAAGATTTAATAGAAGTAATTAAAGGAGGTAAATAATATGAAAATTATGGCGGTTTGTGGATCAGGACTTGGGTCTAGTTTCATGTTAGAAATGAATGTAAAAAAAGTACTAAACAAAATAGGGGTGGAAGCAGAAGTAGAACATTCTGACTTAGCTTCTGTAACTATAAACAGTGCGGATTTATTTGTTATGGGTAGAGATATAGCTGAAAGCTCATCTATACCAGCAGATAAGGTAATAGTGTTAGATAGTATAATATCTATGCCAGAACTTGAACAAAAATTAACAGAGAAATTAAAATAATAAATTAAGGAGGATTTATGCAAGCAGTATTAAATTTTATTGTTGACATTTTAAAAACACCTGCAATATTAGTTGGTGTAATTGCGTTAGTGGGGTTATTATTACAAAAAAAACCTGCAACAGATGTTGTTAAAGGTACAATTAAAACAATTTTAGGATTCTTAGTTTTAGGAGCAGGAGCTGGATATTTAATAGACCAATTAGGGCCTATGACTAGTATGTTCGAAAAAGCATTTGCTATTCAAGGTGTAATACCAAATAACGAAGCAATTATTTCAGTTGCCTTAAAAGACTTTGGTACTACAACAGCATTAATTATGGCTTTAGGAATGGTAGCAAATATTTGTATAGCTCGTTTCACTAGATTAAAATATATATTCTTAACAGGTCACCATACTTTATATATGGCAGCTATGATAGCAATAATGTTACATATAGCTGGATTTAGTGGGACTTTATTAGTAGTAGTTGGTGCAGTATTATTAGGTTTAACTATGGCTATATTCCCAGCATTAGCACAACCTTTCATGAAAGGAATTACAGGAGATGATTCAGTAGCATTTGGACATTTCTCAACTTTAGGATATATACTTTCAGGATATATAGGTAAATTAGTAGGTAAAGGTTCTAAATCTACAGAAGAAATGCAATTACCTAAAAATTTATCATTCTTAAGAGATTCTTCTATATCTATCTCAGTAACTATGATGGTAATTTATGTAATCTTAGCAATATGTGCTGGTAAAGATTATGTAACAACAGAACTTTCAGGTGGAGATAACTATATAATATATGCTTTAATTAAAGGTATAGGATTTGCAGGAGGAGTTTACATTATTTTACAAGGTGTTAGATTAATCTTAAACGAAATAGTACCAGCATTTACAGGAATTTCAGAAAAATTAGTTCCTAATGCTAAACCAGCTTTAGATTGTCCTATAGTATTCCCTTATGCACCTAATGCAGTATTAATAGGATTCATATTCTCATTCTTGGGTGGATTAGTAGGATTATTCATTTTAGGTATGTTTAATGCAGTGTTAATTTTACCAGGTGTAGTGCCTCACTTCTTCTGTGGAGCAACAGCAGGAGTATTTGGTAACTCTACTGGTGGTAGAAGAGGAGCTATGATAGGAGCATTTGCAAATGGATTATTATTAACATTCTTACCAGCAGCTCTATATCCATTATTAGGAAGTTTAGGATATGTAGGAACTACATTCTCTGATGCTGACTTTGCTACTTTAGGAATAATTTTAGGTAATGCAGCTAAATTATTAAATCCTACAGTAATTACAGGTTTAGTGTTTGCAGTTGTTGCAGGGCTAGTTGCTCACAACTTCGTAAGTAAAGAAAAATAAAAAAAGAAAGAGATAATAATGAAAACTACAAAGGAATTTACAAAAGAAATTAGATTAAATGTTTTAAAGATGTTAAATAATTTAGGATTTGGTCATTATGGAGGTTCTTTATCAGTAGTAGAGACTCTAGCAGTACTATATAATGATATAATGAAATATGATTCTAAAAATCCTAACTGGGAAGAAAGAGATTACTTTGTTCTTTCAAAGGGACATGCAGGTCCAGCTCTTTATTCAGCCTTAGCTTTAAAAGGATTTTTCCCAGTAGAAGAATTACTTACATTAAATGTTAATGGAACAAAATTACCTTCACATCCAGATAGATTAAAAACTAAGGGTGTAGATGTAACAACTGGGTCATTAGGACAAGGTATTTCTATAGCTACTGGTATTGCTAAAGCTTTAAAAATACAAAAAAAAGAAAATAGAGTATTTACAATAATTGGTGATGGAGAAGCACAAGAAGGACAGGTATGGGAGGCTATGCAGTTTATAGCTCACAATAATTTAAATAATTTAGTTGTATTTATAGACTATAATAAACAACAATTAGATGGTTATTTAGAAGATATTTGTAGACCATATTCATTTGAAGAAAAAGCAAAATCATTTGGTTTAGATGCCCTAACTGTAAAAGGTGATGACATAGAAGGAATAAAAAATGCTATTCATTCTTTAAAAGATAAACCTTTAGTAATAGTTCTTGATTCAATTAAAGGTCAAGGAGTTAAATTTATAGAAACACTAAAAGGAAATCATCACATAAGACCTAATGAAGAAGTTAAAAAAGAATTAGAAAAGGCAATACTTGATTTAGAGAGTGAGGTGAAATAATGACACATATTTATAAAGGTGAGGAAGTTAAAGAAGCTTTAGAATTAAGAAAAGTATGTACTGATAAATTACATGAATTTTTAGAAAAAGATAAGGATGTAGTAGTTTTAGATGCAGACTTAATGGGTTCATTAGGAACAGGTTCCCTTCAAAAAGAATATACTGATAGAATAGTAAATTGTGGAATTATGGAAGCTCAAGAAATTTCATGTGCTGCAGGTATGAGAAGAGCAGGGTTAAAACCTTTTGTACATACTTTTACAGCATTTGCAAGTAGAAGATGTTTAGATCAAATATTTATTTCTTCTCTATATCAAGATAATCCTATTACTGTAATAGCTTCAGATGCAGGTATACAGGCAGTTCATAATGGTGGAACTCATATGTCATTTGAAGATATGGGATTAATTAGAGGTCTTGCTGGAACAACGGTTATAGAACCTACAGATTCTACTGTATTAAAAGCTGTTCTTGATGAAGTATATGAAAATAATGATAAATTTTATTGGATAAGACTTACAAGAAAAAATGTATTTAAAGTATATGAAGAAGGTGCAGAAATAAAGATTGGTAAGGCAAATATAATAAATGAAGGTAAGGATGTAACTATAATTGCAAATGGTATGATGGTACATAATGCTAGAGTTGCAGCTAAAAAACTTGAACTTGAAGGTATAAATGCAACTATACTTGACATGTTTACATTAAAACCTATAGATAAAGCAGCTATTATTAAATATTGTAAAGATGCTAAACTAGTAGTTACAGCAGAAAATCATAGCATTACTAATGGACTTGGATCAGCTGTAGCTGAAATACTTTCTGAAAATTGTCCAAATAAACTAGTTAGAGTTGGAGTAAAAGAAAGATACGGACAAGTAGGTACTTTAGAATTTTTACAAAAAGAATACGAATTAACAGCTGATGATATATACAAAGCTGTTAAAGAAAATATGTAAAAATATTTATAAGGAATTATTTCTAAATTAATTAGGGATAATTCCTTTTCATAAAAAAAACCACTAAACAATTAAATTTAGTGGTTTTTTTTATATATCTTCAAATATAGAAATTATAGTTATAGATCCAATAAGTAATACAGCACCTATTAATTGAATAATAGTAAGTACTGTCCCTAAAAATATCATTCCAATAATTATAGATACTATTGGTTCTATGGCACCAAGTAGTGATGTAGTAGTAGGTTGTATGTATTTAGTACTTTCTAAAAATAAGTAAAAGGGTATTGCATTTCCTAAAATAACATTAGACATAAATGCTATAAATACATTAATATTAAGTAATTCTTTAAAATTAGAAAAATCAATAAATGGTATAAATATTAGTGACCCTATTATCATTCCACAACCAATAACTATAGTATTATCAATTTTTTTAAATTTTGTAATGTATAAAATATAGAAAGCAAAAGCAAAAGCTGCTATTAAACCATATATTAATGATAATGGACTTACATTAAGATTTGTAATACTTCCATTAGTTATCATTAAAAACATTCCGTATAGTGCAACGATTACTAAAAATACCTTCTTATTACTTGGTATAATTTTAGTCTTTATACTTAAATAAATCAAAACTATAGTTGGTGTAAAATATTGCATTAATGTAGCAAGTGCTGCATTAGAATAGTTAATAGTTTGCGCAAAAGAATATTGTAATAATGCTATACCT is drawn from Streptobacillus felis and contains these coding sequences:
- a CDS encoding PTS sugar transporter subunit IIA produces the protein MLFNKSNVVIRDRVENWEEAIRVAAESLVESNNIKSEYIDKMIESVNKLGFYIVLTDDIAMPHARPEDGVIETGVSFLKVNEAVEFGDTKLHLIFVLAAKDKDSHIDTIGDLLEIFKDDDKIENLKKANKLEDLIEVIKGGK
- a CDS encoding PTS sugar transporter subunit IIB yields the protein MKIMAVCGSGLGSSFMLEMNVKKVLNKIGVEAEVEHSDLASVTINSADLFVMGRDIAESSSIPADKVIVLDSIISMPELEQKLTEKLK
- a CDS encoding PTS ascorbate transporter subunit IIC encodes the protein MQAVLNFIVDILKTPAILVGVIALVGLLLQKKPATDVVKGTIKTILGFLVLGAGAGYLIDQLGPMTSMFEKAFAIQGVIPNNEAIISVALKDFGTTTALIMALGMVANICIARFTRLKYIFLTGHHTLYMAAMIAIMLHIAGFSGTLLVVVGAVLLGLTMAIFPALAQPFMKGITGDDSVAFGHFSTLGYILSGYIGKLVGKGSKSTEEMQLPKNLSFLRDSSISISVTMMVIYVILAICAGKDYVTTELSGGDNYIIYALIKGIGFAGGVYIILQGVRLILNEIVPAFTGISEKLVPNAKPALDCPIVFPYAPNAVLIGFIFSFLGGLVGLFILGMFNAVLILPGVVPHFFCGATAGVFGNSTGGRRGAMIGAFANGLLLTFLPAALYPLLGSLGYVGTTFSDADFATLGIILGNAAKLLNPTVITGLVFAVVAGLVAHNFVSKEK
- a CDS encoding transketolase, with translation MKTTKEFTKEIRLNVLKMLNNLGFGHYGGSLSVVETLAVLYNDIMKYDSKNPNWEERDYFVLSKGHAGPALYSALALKGFFPVEELLTLNVNGTKLPSHPDRLKTKGVDVTTGSLGQGISIATGIAKALKIQKKENRVFTIIGDGEAQEGQVWEAMQFIAHNNLNNLVVFIDYNKQQLDGYLEDICRPYSFEEKAKSFGLDALTVKGDDIEGIKNAIHSLKDKPLVIVLDSIKGQGVKFIETLKGNHHIRPNEEVKKELEKAILDLESEVK
- a CDS encoding transketolase family protein codes for the protein MTHIYKGEEVKEALELRKVCTDKLHEFLEKDKDVVVLDADLMGSLGTGSLQKEYTDRIVNCGIMEAQEISCAAGMRRAGLKPFVHTFTAFASRRCLDQIFISSLYQDNPITVIASDAGIQAVHNGGTHMSFEDMGLIRGLAGTTVIEPTDSTVLKAVLDEVYENNDKFYWIRLTRKNVFKVYEEGAEIKIGKANIINEGKDVTIIANGMMVHNARVAAKKLELEGINATILDMFTLKPIDKAAIIKYCKDAKLVVTAENHSITNGLGSAVAEILSENCPNKLVRVGVKERYGQVGTLEFLQKEYELTADDIYKAVKENM
- a CDS encoding EamA family transporter; the protein is MKKIGIIMAFIAAFLWGISGSLAEYIFSNSNFNVNTYTSLRMFLTGLILLTYGIYSKGPKGFYDILSSKKYLKRIIIYGLLGIALLQYSFAQTINYSNAALATLMQYFTPTIVLIYLSIKTKIIPSNKKVFLVIVALYGMFLMITNGSITNLNVSPLSLIYGLIAAFAFAFYILYITKFKKIDNTIVIGCGMIIGSLIFIPFIDFSNFKELLNINVFIAFMSNVILGNAIPFYLFLESTKYIQPTTTSLLGAIEPIVSIIIGMIFLGTVLTIIQLIGAVLLIGSITIISIFEDI